From the Candidozyma auris chromosome 2, complete sequence genome, the window TCAATGGCAAGTTGTTGCAACGAAAGCTCGGTTGCAATGGCAAAGCAGGCTTCAATACTAGACAAGCTACGATTCATTGAGAACCAAAATGTCTTGGGAAACACATGAGGATAATCTTTCAATGTCGTTAGTATCTTgaaataaaaataaaaataaaaaaaaaaaaaaaaatcccTAGTAGAGGTGGCAGTGCCACAGTAGATCTGAACCTTGGTCACATTTACGGCGGCGAATCTAACTTTCCATGAAAGGTTATTACATCACAGTGAAGAGAAACCCACCTTGGGGAGAGTAAGATCAGCACGAAACCCCCAGCACATTGCAGAATTAAACgaacatttttttttcgattCACTTCACATGAATTCAAGCTCCCCGAAAGGAGGTGTCGATCCTTCCAACACTGGCCTCGTCTAGCCGTAATGTAGCCCTAAAACCTAAAtgtagaaaaaaaaacatcGTAGAGGCAGCGGCGAAGAATCGTCCGGAGATTACCATCAACAGTGTCGGGGTTCACTGACGaaatggaaaaaaataaagaaaaaattaataaagaaaaaataaaaaaaaaaaaacaaagatTCATAACCAAGCACAAGCGACGCCGAGCACTTGCCCTGTGGGTCCTCTTGCTCTCTAACTTGTACACAATGCCTGGGCTTCCATTGCGCTTCTCAGGACAAGAGATCCCACACAATGCCGAGAGCAAGTTTGCCATTCTCCCCATTGTGACGTGGGCACCCGCCAGGCGCCTCCTTGGTTCAAGCAGCAGACGAGAAGGTTCTTGGGCAGAAAACAGAGTTGGAACGAGGAAGCGAGCctggaaagaaaaaaaaaaaagaaagaaaccTTCAAAACAAGCTTCAATGATCCCAAAGTTAATCAGAGACAATTTCTAAAGTTACAAAGAGGTGCCGATCTCGAACTCCTTCTGGGAGCCAGGGATGCGGCAGTTCAGGGCGGATTCTTGCAAAATGCACCCTCACGATCGGCAATGTTCTGATTGAGCGCATTATTAGAAAGCGAAGGGTTCAACAGAAAATGGGGGTTGGTATTATTTGGGGAGTCTGAGCTGATACTAAAAAGATAAAATCCAACACACGTTCTAAGTGTCTCTCTCGATGTGTctggccaaaaagaaaatgcaACATCACCTTCCAGGGTCTTTGAGAGCAGCCTTTCGAGGAGTCTTAGGAGGCATCTGCGTGTGCAGACCCTGCGTTGAGGGTGCTTATTCTGTGACGCACCTGTGTGCACGCCGCGTCGATGTCATGCGGGGGCTCGCAACGCGCTTTTGCACATGCTGCGGTTAGCCGTCTATTTCGTCGAAATATGGGTTTTGCTGGTACAAGTGGAGGAGACGGCCCGAGTTGGAGGAGGTCCGGCTACGTAGATGGAGAGGCTGTTTTGGAGCGTCGCCTATATGCTTTTCTGGGAGTTTCGGGGGCCCTTACACCCCCAACTTCACTCACTTTTTGTGCATAACTAGCTTTCTTCTACCGCTAAAGCTTTCCAAACAATTGGTCATCAGGCATTTCCTCCTTTAGCGGATCCTTCTCTCGGCAACAACTGCACCGGCATTTATGTACCAACTGGCGAAAAAACGCCAATCTTGGCCATCTTTCAGAGACGATTTCGGAGTTTGTCCAAGGTGCGTTTGCTCCGGGTCAAGCCACAAGAAGGACAGAAAGCCGTAGAAAGAGAAATTCAGAGACGGCTGCCGTAAGGCGGCCGAAGGGTGGTggtttctcaagaaaatGGTGAAAGACGGTGCTTTtaaggaagaaaaattcaaacAACTAGCACTCTGTAAAGTCacacaagaaaaaaagaatttaATTGAACTTGTAGATACATTATTTAGAGTCTCCGTAAATTTACCTCAAACAAGCCGTTTAAATCCACATTTTTTGACAAATTGAATCGTCCAGCCTACGTTCATCATGCAGCTTCGTTCTGTGAGTTTTTTGTCTTGGATCAAAGATCCTCTGCCCGTAATATCCCACCAATCGCCAGATTGCAAAAGTCAGTGCTGGCTCGGTTCCTTTCGGCTCGCTTCCATTGTGTATTCGGCTTTGAGCGTCAGTGAGGTTTAAACTCTGCACGATGGTGGTGAAAAGCAAATTAACATGGAGAATGCCCTTGCATTTGGGGAGTggtttttctttgcagTTACGAAGCATTGTCCAAATATGGGGGAGTGGTCAAGGCTCCTGTGAAGCTGgaccctttttttttatttcatTCCTCCCaggtgcttcttctccgGTTATCTCCTAAGGCAGCGGCTTGAACAATTCCTGTCACTCTTTTGcctttttgaacttgtagTGTGGGCTCTCCCCTCTTTTCACTTTGCGGTGTATCTGTGATCTCTTGGTGAGTTGCTCCAAGACATCAATGGGTGTCAAGAAAAGGTATCTCTTGTGGTGGTGGTCAATGGTTGCTATTGTGTGTTTCTACACTTACATAAAGAGAACCCTCTAACACCTATGTTGGAACCTTCTTCTTATTGTCATGTCACCGATTTTACAAGCGAGTCGCTTGTCATGAATTCTTTCTTCGTGATTGTTATTCACTATTGTAACacgtctcttcttcatttttcttctttctacAGTATCTTCCCTATACGCTGTATATTAATCCGGTCTGCTCTCGGCGAACAGAAATTACAAACTCGTGGTTACCCTGGGAGGGAGGTTTTTTCTGTCTCCCTTCCATTTGTTTAAAAGCCGATGTCGGCAACATAGTGTACATTTCGTCGTCATTTTCCTTGAGCGCCTGTCTCATATCAAAATCTCATTTCGGTGGTGCTTGCGGTTGCATATACACCTCGGGACCATTGTAGGAAGAGGTGGTGCTCCCCATGGCCGTAGGCAAAGAGTTGAATCTCTGCGTGTGGTTGCCAGCCGTGTCGTAGCCGCCGCCCATAAAGTGCGGTTGGTTCATGTCAACAAACTGCTGGTTTTGTATTTGAAGAGGCTGCTGTGGAGACCCTTGCGGTTGATGCTGCagtggctgctgctgctgctgctgctgtcCCTGGTCTGGGAACCCAAACTGGGGTTGGGTGAAGGGACTTTGAAACATGAACTGGCCCATCAGATAAGGATTGGGCTGCTGtggctgttgttgttgttgttgcaaTGGCTGCAGCAGGCTCGAAAATTGCTGGAAGGGCGCCATTTGTGGAGCAAACGCCTGGGCCTGGGTCAAGGGCAGTTTCTgtgagttgatcaaggccTCCTGGTCCAACAGCTGGGCCCGCATCatcttttggttttgttggtgctgttgttgatgctgttgctgttgatgctgctgctgctgctgctggcgaAGCTGTTTCTGCTGGCACAGGGGACAGCTCTTGCCCTTGCCGTGTCTGCGAGGAGTGTAACGGTAGTTGGGGTACTTTTTGGCGTggtttttcttctcctcctcggCCAAGTTCAGCCAgtgttctctttcttgcGGCGAAAGCGCTCTCCAGCGGCGGCCCAACTCTCGGGAAACCTCTGGATTCGTCTTGGCCTCGGTGGACTCGTCGAGCACCAGCTGGTGATACTTCTGGCGAAACAAAATGAAGGCATTTCGAGGCCGGGGGATTCGGTTCGGGTTCAGCTTGCACGTGCACTTTTCCTGGGGCACAACCACCGGCGGCTGCTGgagctgttgttgctgataCGGCAACGGACCCGGCCCCGGTCCTGGTCCCGGCCCGACTAGCGGGTGCTGGCCCATCATGGGAGGAGCGCCGGGGTGGGAATCGAACCGTGGGAGCTATGGTGGGCAGAAGGCGCCAACATGGACAGCGTCGTCGTCGCCAGCGCAGCGTTGGCAGCCGTGTAGTTGTTCAACGGCGTCGTCGGggtgttgttgatgctCAGGTGGTACGAGGTGCCGCTTTGGGAAGTTGGCGCCTCAGGCAGCGTCTGGTAGCCAGCGTAGCTGTTGGCGGCAGACACCACTGGATACATAAAATCCAGCGCTTGGGCACCCTGCTGGTTCtggttgttgttgttgctgttgttgttctGGATGTTTTGATGGGGACTTTGCAAACTAGTCACGGACGACGTGGCGGCCAAGGGCATGAGACGGGCGACCGAGGGCAACGTGTCGGTGGCAGAGGAGGTCTCGTGATCGTTTGCTGGAGGTTGCTTGTAGTCTTGGAGCTGATCTTGGTGGTAGAAGACTGCTGCAGACATCAAGCTGCTTCAAGCTGGGAGAAGGGTGAGGGGGAGAGGTTTGGGGAGACTTGGGGAGCTTGAAGACGAGGTTGGGGGTAGAAGTGGGGAGAAGGCGTGATTCTCGAGGTTGGCTTTTGGGGGATTGGATGAGGTTTGTTGTAGATATGGATCTGGGGGAAAACAGGAGGTTAAAGGGAATCCAgatcgaggaagaaggcTTGGACAGACTGGGGGAGGTCCAAACGATACAGTGGGGAATTGAAAAAGGGGGATTGATGGGAACTGGAAAACCAGTAGATGGGAGGAAGTAGAAATTCAAAAGGTAGCTGAGCTAAACAAATATGTCGGTAGGAGGGAGActttatattttttttggaataCATGAATATGTAGGTGCGTCATTTCGCTGTACATAGACAGGCGGGTTTAGAACGGACATCTACAGAGAGACGTGCAGCGTGCATGAAATATTACTCCATTTGAACGCAGCAGGGAGTGTATGGGTGGCGCATAGCGCATGACGCATGCGGCAGTGCAGAACGTGCACTGCATTGCGTGGCGCGTGCGTGGGTACGTGGGTGGGTGGCGCGCGCGCACGCGCGGCGAGGGTACAGTATGAGCACTGGCCACTGGGTCGCTGGGGGGGCTGCGCGCGTCGCCGCCTGTGTGCAGGCGGCTACCCGTCGCTGTTCCCTGCTCCTCTGCAGGCGGGTCTCCAAAATAGCCCCCATTTCACCATTTGACGAGGCACCTTGCAAACCTCTCTCAACCGTGATTGAGAGACACCGAGACGACGACGACGCCTTGTATGCAGTACGCCGTGTGTGCTCCCGCCCaccgttttttttttttttttgttaaTAAGCCTCTTCGGGGTCTCACGGCATTGCCCGCCAGAAAAATATGTATATATAAATCTTTTGCACAATTTCTCCATAATTCCTGAGCAAGCTCCCCTCCAACAACCTCCACAACTCACACAAGTGGGCCAAAATGCGCCCGGAAACCCAGTTTTTTTGCCGGAACCTGTGGCCCACAATGGCCCAGCACAGCGGCAAAAGTTACCCCCTCTCTCACAGTTGCActaatggctgcaaattaAACCTTATCAGAACCCACAATGTGCTTTGTTCTTCGTATCAGTAGACGAACAAAATTTGGAAGGAAGCATGAAGCCAAAAGGCTGAAGCGTGTGAAGTTTAATTGTGGAGAAAACAAATCTGAGACAGGCTCCAGCCGGTGAAGTTCGAGAGAGGCAACTGTGAGGTTTGGAGATAGCATTCAACAAAGTTTGAAAATTTTACCTAAGTAGTTTGAGACATCATTGTATGTGGTTGTGGAGATGGCATTCAGTGTAGTTATGGACGATCAGGAGGAGGTTGACGATCGGTCTGGGGAGGCACTAACAGCGTGAGtagttttcttttttttggtttttttttttgcgcTGGTTTCCATAATTCCGATAGACAGAGTCTTTGTTTAAAGGCCACAATGGCGGTGGAGAGTGGGTTTACCGCCGGGGTTGGTTGGACGGTGGAGAATCGCAAACCCGCAAGGGGAAGTagcttctgctgctgcaatAGCACCCTGCAAACGAACAGCAGGCGGCATGGCCTAAATGTGAGCCACCTTGTCATGTGTCCCCTTTTTCGCTCGAGGGAGCGGCGATCACCAATGTTGCCTGGGTGACGTCGATGCGCTGGAGGTTGTAAAGTTCTGGCCCTGGTCCCTGGATGTGGGAGTTGAAGGGTACAAAGTGATGgaacaaaaacaaaaagaaaaatgggTCTGGCTCTGCCATGGAAGATAGCGACTCTTTGGACTTTGTTTCCGtgttttgcttcttcaggttttgcttcttcaggattctcttcttcaggtttgcttcttcaggtTTCGCTTCTTCAGGTTTCGCTTCTTCAGGTTTCGCTTCTTCAGGTTTCGCTTCTTCAGGTTTCGCTTCTTCAGGTTTCGCTTCTTCAGGTTTCGCTTCTTCAGGTTTTGCCTCTCCAGACTTCGTTCCAAATCTCCTGGCTCTTTCAAATCCTGGACCGTGCCTTGATAACCTTTAGTGTCTCGCCATAAACTCTATTGGTGTCACAAAACATCTCGTAGTCAACATACGGCCCCGGGCGCTCTTTCGGAAAACCCACATCCAGTGGTTGCCTCGCAATTGTTCAAAATTTTGCACCCTTCATACCTTTGTCGGCTGGTCTTTGTGAAGAAACGATGGAATAATTTTTACTCTTCAACAATGCCTCCTCCGCGAAGACTCAAGTCCAGGGTCATTGTGAGTCTTTGGCCATCCAAGCATCAAAAATGACCAATTGTAGACAATTAGCAATGTGAACATGTAGACGGCTTATCAAAAGTTGGTCGAAAATGCTTTTCGGGTGTGCAAAGAGAGTGTGCTCGTGAGGTTGACTGATTTAGGGTTTCACCGAGGAGGGGTCGACGAGAAATTTTGAGCGTCAAGGGTTTTTTGGCCACCCTCCACGGTGAAATGGATCCAGCTCACCACTCATCCAAATAAAACGCTACAGGTGCCGCTTGAGATCAACATCTGCTGGCGTCCTTGTTCGTGCAGCAAATTTGTCCTTCTAGAGCACCGTTGACGTTAACAGAGAGGACAACCCTACTTGAGCTTTGTTGCCATGAACAATCCCAGGACTTTTCAATGCCATTTTGACAGGTATTGCCTTGCTGAAGTGCTACCACAGATTGTCATTTCATGAGGTATTTGGGCGTCTTCATCATATGGGCCAAAGCTAAAGAGAGACTCGATGGTCCTCCAGTGAACGCCACTACTCCACGAATACTATTGGAAACGAGTTTTCGTTGATACTCCTACTTTCTATCCCTTACGAAAGCTCACGATGTCCAGGACAACACAAAAACAATGGTTGGGGAAGATCACATCGATCGCTGATCACTTCAAAACAACGTCATTCTAGGTTATCGACATGTCTAGAGCACAAAATCAAGCCACCAATTGCTCATGGCACCAATGCAAAAATAGCTAACCGGGCCGAATTAACAGGCTGTATATGGATTCCAGGCCATCAGTCTTTACTCCCAGATTCCCTCAACCACTTGAGCTTGCACTTTTCATGGGCGTATCTTTTTTCCTATGTCTGGGGCCTAGAAAGTCATAAATGTACAATTTATTCAGGAGCAAATTGGTAGGTAAAGACTGCTGCTTTAACATTACTTCCCTCGCTCATGGTCACGTCTCCAATGCCACCGCTTTCAAATCTAGCTCTGCGTGTGTAGTGACCTTGCTAGATTTGCTCAACAGGAGAGAATGACCCTCTGGTTGAATGGTCACCAATGTCCAACCTCTTTAGGACATGCGTGGTTGTCCCTATCAGTTCTTTTAGTGGATATAAGGTACCACACAAAGCGGCAAACTCTCAGACcattgctgaagaagactgAGAAAGAATAAACGAACAATTCCAAAATGTTCATGTAAACTGAAATTCTACGAATTTCTGTCACCCTCGTCCTCTGAATCCACCTCCCGAGCCACCGCTCCACATGGGCATTTCAATTTCCAGCTGGACTCTTGTTCAAATCTTCCCATCatcttattttttttttttttttttttttccccttTCCTaaacttccttctcttctttcagatggctgcaaattggcATTCCAATGGGCTGTCTCTCTCTGCGTCCTGCATACAAGCCCCTCTCAGCTTCATCTCGCTGCACCACCTTTAATCGCCTCTTCCCCCATGGGGAATCTGCTCCATGTGGCATCCCACGCCTTACATGCAGACCGCCGTTCCTCCCGCCCAATTCAACCAAGCACAACCACCCAACATCCCTGAAAACAAAGAATCATTAAACTTAAATTTCGCTCTCTGCAATTCACTACTTCGTCTGTATGTCCTTCTAGATCTGCTTTTCGGAATGTTTTTAAAGTTTTGTGGAATTCCCGTTCTGCACATAGTCTGGCCTCGTGTCTGCGGACTCGTCACTTGATTTGGACGTAATGCCGGATAATGCCCAGAACAGAAATATAGCCGGCGTGGCGTTCCTCAACCCGGCAAAACGCCACCTGACGAGATTCTAAAAACCCGCCAAGGTCTCATATCAATATAAATTGAACAAATCTGTTTTAATATCCTTCCCCATTTTTTCATCTCAAGATGTCTATTGTGGAAGGATGCTGGCGAACAAAACTTAGCCGCTGCGCATATATGTGCTATTTTGGGCAATTGCGCCGAGGCTTCGGAGGCACGCCTTGTGAAAAGAGGCCAGTAAGGTTTAGCTATTCGTGGTTGTTGCCATTCACAAGATCTTCTAGAAACATTACTGTGAATGGTGGTACGTCGACGGGTTGCATGGGGATGCATCGTGTACTGCAGACAGGCCCAGGTCTTGCCTTGTGAGGCACTGCGTGTATCGTGCAACCTGCAGCAGCGCCTATCTGAGGGGCATGAGGGGAAGACGATCATCAACTCTTCAATAAGGAGCCCAGATAGTCAGGGCgcaaaaatgcaaaacTGGCTACTGACTCGCTCCTCACTCCGCCTGCGCAGTGTCTCAAGAAATCCGACCGCTTGTTCTGACGTCTGTGACTCCGTAGTCGCTAAATCGCACGAATGCGCTGTAATTGCGCTTTTTGTGCATGGCGCGCTATGTTGCTGTCGTCTATATGTAGTTTGTGCGTTCTCGCCAGCGTATCTGCATCTGCACCTGGCCCCAAGCAGAATTTGTCGCGGAATTAGGGGGCTTGCAACATGCGCTAGCTGTTGCCCACAAGCCTTAACCACGCCCACAAAGCTAGAAACCCTTAACTATGGTACTCTAGCTCCACATCACAACATATCCATACTAAAACccttcaaatttttttgtacccttttccaaaaaaaaaaaaaaagaaaacctccttctctttttttctttcccaCCAAACCGCCCTCCCCCTTCATCTCTTTTGCATCCCACGGGCTCTTGTCCACCTCGCTTGCAACGGCCGCCGTACAGGGGCCTTTTCTTCAGCCACGGTAGACCTCCTGTGGTTGTTGATTGTGTAGGCTGTCATTTGCattgttgatttttgacCAAAGTGGATTTGCAcacatcaacactttcacTCCATCGACTGCAAAAAAGCAAGTGACGATAAAGGATGGAGATGATTAGATTTCAAGGGTGGTGAAAATGAATAAATTTAGAATAAGGGCATTGGAGCTCATTTCCACTGAAACAAGCATACCACTATACCGAACCAAATGGGTTGCTTTTTTTCGAAACCGCCATTTTTGACTGACGATTTCATGTTAAGTAAGTTGAATCCCGTAAATGA encodes:
- the RFG1 gene encoding HMG domain-containing transcriptional repressor; protein product: MSAAVFYHQDQLQDYKQPPANDHETSSATDTLPSVARLMPLAATSSVTSLQSPHQNIQNNNSNNNNQNQQGAQASDFMYPVVSAANSYAGYQTSPEAPTSQSGTSYHSSINNTPTTPLNNYTAANAASATTTSSMLAPSAHHSSHGPGPGPLPYQQQQLQQPPVVVPQEKCTCKSNPNRIPRPRNAFILFRQKYHQSVLDESTEAKTNPEVSRELGRRWRALSPQEREHWSNLAEEEKKNHAKKYPNYRYTPRRHGKGKSCPSCQQKQLRQQQQQQHQQQQHQQQHQQNQKMMRAQSLDQEALINSQKSPLTQAQAFAPQMAPFQQFSSSSQPLQQQQQQPQQPNPYSMGQFMFQSPFTQPQFGFPDQGQQQQQQQPSQHQPQGSPQQPLQIQNQQFVDMNQPHFMGGGYDTAGNHTQRFNSLPTAMGSTTSSYNGPEVYMQPQAPPK